From a single Apium graveolens cultivar Ventura chromosome 2, ASM990537v1, whole genome shotgun sequence genomic region:
- the LOC141707000 gene encoding putative beta-1,3-galactosyltransferase 2: MSVKNRDQISRSSSVISQKWTLLLCLGSFCAGLFFTNRMWTVPEFKGLSRITALEAESLKLVSEGCNPKALQEKDVKRETEDLLGMVSKTDNAIQTLDKTISNLEIELAVAKAAHESIRIGSPLSEDLNITGQSPGRRKYLMVIGINTAFSSRKRRDSIRATWMPQGEKRKKLEEEKGIIIRFVIGHSATVGGILDRAIEAEGRKHGDILRLDHVEGYLELSAKTKTYFATAVSTWDAEFYIKVDDDVHVNIATLGETLIRHRKKPRIYIGCMKSGPVLAQKGVRYHEPEYWKFGEAGNKYFRHATGQLYAVSKDLATYISVNQHVLHKYANEDVSLGAWFIGLDVEHIDDRRLCCGTPPDCEWKAQAGNVCVASFDWTCSGICRSVDRIKDVHRRCGEGEGAVWKAAF; this comes from the exons ATGTCTGTGAAGAACAGGGATCAAATATCAAGAAGTAGTAGTGTTATATCTCAAAAATGGACTCTCCTGCTTTGCCTTGGCAGCTTCTGTGCTGGATTGTTCTTCACCAATAG AATGTGGACGGTTCCTGAATTTAAAGGGCTCTCTAGGATTACTGCATTAGAAGCTGAAAGCCTAAAGTTAGTTTCAGAAGGTTGCAATCCAAAGGCA TTGCAGGAGAAAGATGTGAAGCGTGAAACCGAAGATCTATTAGGGATGGTTTCTAAAACAGATAATGCTATACA GACACTGGACAAAACTATATCAAATTTAGAAATAGAGCTAGCTGTGGCTAAAGCAGCCCACGAGTCTATTCGTATTGGTTCTCCTCTATCAGAAGATTTAAACATTACTGGACAGTCGCCTGGTAGAAGAAAATATCTTATGGTAATTGGAATCAATACTGCTTTTAGCAGCCGGAAAAGAAGAGATTCAATTCGTGCCACATGGATGCCACAAG GTGAAAAACGGAAAAAGTTGGAGGAAGAGAAAGGCATTATCATTCGTTTTGTCATTGGCCACAG TGCCACAGTAGGGGGTATACTAGACAGAGCTATTGAAGCAGAGGGGAGAAAGCATGGAGATATATTGAGACTG GATCATGTTGAGGGGTACCTTGAATTGTCAGCCAAAACAAAGACATATTTTGCTACAGCTGTATCTACATGGGATGCAGAATTCTATATCAAGGTTGACGATGATGTCCATGTAAATATAG CAACACTAGGAGAAACTTTAATTAGACATCGCAAAAAGCCCCGAATATACATTGGATGCATGAAGTCTGGTCCAGTCCTTGCCCAGAA GGGAGTGAGATATCATGAACCTGAATACTGGAAATTTGGGGAGGCAGGAAACAAGTATTTCCGACATGCAACAGGACAATTATATGCAGTTTCAAAAGATTTGGCTACTTATATTTCAGTAAATCA GCATGTGCTACACAAGTATGCAAATGAAGATGTTTCTCTGGGAGCATGGTTCATTGGTCTTGATGTGGAGCATATCGATGACCGAAGACTTTGTTGTGGCACTCCACCTG ACTGTGAGTGGAAGGCGCAGGCAGGCAATGTTTGTGTCGCTTCATTTGACTGGACATGCTCTGGTATATGCCGGTCAGTTGACAGGATTAAGGATGTTCATAGACGGTGTGGTGAAGGTGAGGGCGCTGTGTGGAAAGCAGCATTTTAG